The following proteins are encoded in a genomic region of Rattus rattus isolate New Zealand chromosome 2, Rrattus_CSIRO_v1, whole genome shotgun sequence:
- the Lrrc32 gene encoding transforming growth factor beta activator LRRC32 isoform X2: protein MLCPCSRVNKEALCHGLSLLQVPSVLSLDIQALYLSGNRLQSILVSPLSFYTALRHLDLSDNEISFLQPGVFQALPYLEHLNLAHNRLAAGMALNSGGLGRLPLVVSLDLSGNSLHGSLVERLLGEAPRLRTLSLAENSLTRLARHTFWGMPAMEQLDLHSNVLMDIEDGAFEALPQLTHLNLSRNSLTCISDFSLQQLQVLDLSCNSIETFQTAPESQAQFQLAWLDLRENKLLHFPDLAMFPRLIYLNVSNNLIQLPTGLPQDSEDLHAPSEGWSASLLSNPSRNASIHPLSQLLNLDLSYNEIELVPAGFLEHLTSLRFLNLSRNCLRSFEARRAGSLPCLVLLDLSHNVLEALELSTKVLGSLKTLLLQDNTLRELPPYTFAGLASLQRLNLQGNQVSPCGGQAEPGPPGCVDFSGIPTLHFLNMAGNSMETLRAGSFLHTPLTELDLSANPGLDVATGALVGLEASLEVLELQGNGLVVLRVDLPCFRRLKRLNLAENRLSHLPAWTRAVSLEVLDLRNNSFSLLPGNAMGGLETSLRRLYLQGNPLSCCGNGWLAAQLHQGRVDVDATQDLICRFGSQEEVSLSLVRPEDCEKGGLKNVNLIIILSFTLVSAIVLTTLATCCFLRRQKLSQQYKA from the exons ATGCTCTGCCCATGCTCCAGA GTGAACAAGGAGGCCTTGTGCCACGGCCTCAGCCTGCTTCAGGTCCCCTCGGTGCTCTCACTGGACATCCAAGCTCTCTACTTGTCCGGGAACCGGCTGCAGAGCATCCTGGTCTCCCCGTTGAGCTTCTATACAGCACTTCGCCACCTGGATTTAAGTGACAACGAGATTAGCTTCCTCCAGCCGGGGGTCTTCCAGGCCTTGCCCTACCTGGAGCACCTCAACCTGGCCCACAACCGGCTTGCCGCGGGCATGGCACTGAACAGTGGTGGTCTGGGCCGCCTGCCCCTTGTGGTCTCCCTGGACCTGTCTGGGAACAGCCTGCATGGCAGTCTGGTGGAGCGGCTGTTGGGTGAGGCTCCGAGGCTGCGCACGCTCTCCCTGGCAGAGAACAGCCTCACTCGCCTGGCACGCCACACCTTCTGGGGTATGCCCGCCATGGAGCAGCTGGACCTTCACAGCAACGTCCTGATGGACATTGAGGATGGTGCCTTTGAGGCCCTGCCCCAGCTGACTCACCTCAATCTCTCCCGCAACTCCCTCACGTGCATCTCGGACTTCAGCCTCCAGCAGCTGCAGGTACTTGACCTGAGCTGCAACAGCATTGAGACCTTCCAGACGGCCCCAGAATCACAGGCCCAGTTCCAGCTGGCCTGGCTTGACCTACGGGAGAACAAGCTGCTCCACTTCCCTGACCTGGCCATGTTCCCAAGACTCATCTACCTGAATGTGTCTAACAACCTCATCCAGCTCCCTACAGGGCTGCCCCAGGACAGCGAGGACCTCCATGCACCGTCGGAAGGCTGGTCAGCCTCTCTACTGTCCAACCCCAGTCGGAATGCCAGCATCCACCCCCTCTCCCAGCTCCTAAACCTGGACCTGAGTTACAATGAGATTGAATTGGTCCCTGCTGGCTTTCTCGAGCATCTGACCTCCCTGCGCTTCCTCAACCTCAGCAGAAACTGTCTGCGATCCTTTGAGGCTCGGCGAGCGGGCTCCCTGCCCTGCCTGGTACTTCTGGACTTGAGCCACAATGTGCTGGAAGCGTTAGAACTGAGTACCAAAGTCCTGGGGTCACTGAAGACATTGCTTCTGCAGGACAACACCTTGCGAGAACTTCCGCCCTACACCTTTGCCGGCCTGGCCAGCCTGCAGAGGCTCAACCTACAGGGAAACCAGGTCAGCCCCTGTGGGGGACAAGCAGAGCCGGGTCCCCCGGGCTGTGTGGACTTCTCTGGGATCCCCACCCTCCATTTTCTTAACATGGCGGGGAACTCGATGGAAACACTCAGGGCAGGCAGCTTCCTCCACACCCCACTTACTGAGCTGGACCTCTCTGCCAATCCTGGTCTGGATGTGGCCACGGGAGCCTTGGTGGGCCTGGAGGCATCCTTGGAGGTCCTGGAGCTTCAAGGCAacgggctggtggtcctgagagTAGACTTGCCCTGCTTCCGTCGTCTCAAGCGCCTTAACCTTGCTGAGAACCGCTTAAGCCACCTGCCTGCTTGGACACGGGCTGTGTCCCTGGAGGTGCTGGATCTGCGGAACAACAGCTTCAGCCTCTTGCCGGGCAATGCCATGGGTGGCCTGGAGACCAGTCTCCGGCGGCTGTACTTGCAGGGAAATCCACTCAGCTGCTGCGGCAATGGCTGGCTGGCGGCCCAGTTGCACCAGGGCCGAGTGGATGTGGACGCCACTCAGGACCTCATCTGCCGCTTTGGCTCCCAGGAGGAGGTGTCCCTGAGCCTAGTGCGTCCAGAGGACTGTGAGAAGGGGGGGCTGAAGAATGTTAACCTCATCATCATCCTTAGCTTTACACTGGTGTCCGCCATAGTCCTTACCACGCTGGCCACCTGCTGCTTCCTCCGCAGGCAGAAGCTCAGCCAACAGTACAAAGCCTGA
- the Lrrc32 gene encoding transforming growth factor beta activator LRRC32 isoform X1, whose translation MSYQILILLAMLTLGLAISQRRDQVPCRTVNKEALCHGLSLLQVPSVLSLDIQALYLSGNRLQSILVSPLSFYTALRHLDLSDNEISFLQPGVFQALPYLEHLNLAHNRLAAGMALNSGGLGRLPLVVSLDLSGNSLHGSLVERLLGEAPRLRTLSLAENSLTRLARHTFWGMPAMEQLDLHSNVLMDIEDGAFEALPQLTHLNLSRNSLTCISDFSLQQLQVLDLSCNSIETFQTAPESQAQFQLAWLDLRENKLLHFPDLAMFPRLIYLNVSNNLIQLPTGLPQDSEDLHAPSEGWSASLLSNPSRNASIHPLSQLLNLDLSYNEIELVPAGFLEHLTSLRFLNLSRNCLRSFEARRAGSLPCLVLLDLSHNVLEALELSTKVLGSLKTLLLQDNTLRELPPYTFAGLASLQRLNLQGNQVSPCGGQAEPGPPGCVDFSGIPTLHFLNMAGNSMETLRAGSFLHTPLTELDLSANPGLDVATGALVGLEASLEVLELQGNGLVVLRVDLPCFRRLKRLNLAENRLSHLPAWTRAVSLEVLDLRNNSFSLLPGNAMGGLETSLRRLYLQGNPLSCCGNGWLAAQLHQGRVDVDATQDLICRFGSQEEVSLSLVRPEDCEKGGLKNVNLIIILSFTLVSAIVLTTLATCCFLRRQKLSQQYKA comes from the exons ATGAGCTACCAGATCCTGATACTCCTGGCCATGCTGACCCTGGGCCTGGCTATCTCTCAGCGCCGAGACCAAGTGCCGTGTAGGACG GTGAACAAGGAGGCCTTGTGCCACGGCCTCAGCCTGCTTCAGGTCCCCTCGGTGCTCTCACTGGACATCCAAGCTCTCTACTTGTCCGGGAACCGGCTGCAGAGCATCCTGGTCTCCCCGTTGAGCTTCTATACAGCACTTCGCCACCTGGATTTAAGTGACAACGAGATTAGCTTCCTCCAGCCGGGGGTCTTCCAGGCCTTGCCCTACCTGGAGCACCTCAACCTGGCCCACAACCGGCTTGCCGCGGGCATGGCACTGAACAGTGGTGGTCTGGGCCGCCTGCCCCTTGTGGTCTCCCTGGACCTGTCTGGGAACAGCCTGCATGGCAGTCTGGTGGAGCGGCTGTTGGGTGAGGCTCCGAGGCTGCGCACGCTCTCCCTGGCAGAGAACAGCCTCACTCGCCTGGCACGCCACACCTTCTGGGGTATGCCCGCCATGGAGCAGCTGGACCTTCACAGCAACGTCCTGATGGACATTGAGGATGGTGCCTTTGAGGCCCTGCCCCAGCTGACTCACCTCAATCTCTCCCGCAACTCCCTCACGTGCATCTCGGACTTCAGCCTCCAGCAGCTGCAGGTACTTGACCTGAGCTGCAACAGCATTGAGACCTTCCAGACGGCCCCAGAATCACAGGCCCAGTTCCAGCTGGCCTGGCTTGACCTACGGGAGAACAAGCTGCTCCACTTCCCTGACCTGGCCATGTTCCCAAGACTCATCTACCTGAATGTGTCTAACAACCTCATCCAGCTCCCTACAGGGCTGCCCCAGGACAGCGAGGACCTCCATGCACCGTCGGAAGGCTGGTCAGCCTCTCTACTGTCCAACCCCAGTCGGAATGCCAGCATCCACCCCCTCTCCCAGCTCCTAAACCTGGACCTGAGTTACAATGAGATTGAATTGGTCCCTGCTGGCTTTCTCGAGCATCTGACCTCCCTGCGCTTCCTCAACCTCAGCAGAAACTGTCTGCGATCCTTTGAGGCTCGGCGAGCGGGCTCCCTGCCCTGCCTGGTACTTCTGGACTTGAGCCACAATGTGCTGGAAGCGTTAGAACTGAGTACCAAAGTCCTGGGGTCACTGAAGACATTGCTTCTGCAGGACAACACCTTGCGAGAACTTCCGCCCTACACCTTTGCCGGCCTGGCCAGCCTGCAGAGGCTCAACCTACAGGGAAACCAGGTCAGCCCCTGTGGGGGACAAGCAGAGCCGGGTCCCCCGGGCTGTGTGGACTTCTCTGGGATCCCCACCCTCCATTTTCTTAACATGGCGGGGAACTCGATGGAAACACTCAGGGCAGGCAGCTTCCTCCACACCCCACTTACTGAGCTGGACCTCTCTGCCAATCCTGGTCTGGATGTGGCCACGGGAGCCTTGGTGGGCCTGGAGGCATCCTTGGAGGTCCTGGAGCTTCAAGGCAacgggctggtggtcctgagagTAGACTTGCCCTGCTTCCGTCGTCTCAAGCGCCTTAACCTTGCTGAGAACCGCTTAAGCCACCTGCCTGCTTGGACACGGGCTGTGTCCCTGGAGGTGCTGGATCTGCGGAACAACAGCTTCAGCCTCTTGCCGGGCAATGCCATGGGTGGCCTGGAGACCAGTCTCCGGCGGCTGTACTTGCAGGGAAATCCACTCAGCTGCTGCGGCAATGGCTGGCTGGCGGCCCAGTTGCACCAGGGCCGAGTGGATGTGGACGCCACTCAGGACCTCATCTGCCGCTTTGGCTCCCAGGAGGAGGTGTCCCTGAGCCTAGTGCGTCCAGAGGACTGTGAGAAGGGGGGGCTGAAGAATGTTAACCTCATCATCATCCTTAGCTTTACACTGGTGTCCGCCATAGTCCTTACCACGCTGGCCACCTGCTGCTTCCTCCGCAGGCAGAAGCTCAGCCAACAGTACAAAGCCTGA